The window ATAGTACAACTGACAAAAGGATCCATGAGATTTAAGTAGCCACTAGTCCTGCAACACATATGATGCATAAGGACTGCTAATAGGGGCTGTTCTATTGACATCAGTGAAGCTATCAGCAAACAACAGAACTGAATAAATGCTGCGTATTAGAGGAATGTGGTTATCTATTTGGCAAGGGAAtgctttttttaaagctttttgcAATTGGACAGTTAATGATTTAAGTGTAGCTGTTGATAACTGATATGTTTCTTTCCACAGGCCAAAAGTAACTCTTTATTACTTCAGAGAGAGGCGAATGCGCTTGCCATGCAACAGAAGTGGAATTCTCTAGATGAAGGCAGTCGTCTTACCTTAAATCTTTTAAGCAAGGAAATTGATTTGAGGAATGGTGAGGTAAAGAAAGGGGTAATTGGGGTGAAACAAATCTTGAGGTGTTTTATATGTGCATAAGTGCATACATTTTTAACTAAGAGTGAAAATGCTTAGTTTTGCCATTCGCAAATGGTTAGAGCATGTTCCGTACAACTGaagttgctgctgttgttacaCTCAGTTATTTCCCTGAGATCAAGCTGGtgcacctgctgtgctgctgctccagtcATACATTTACAAATGGGAAGAATGTGGCAATCCATTTTCATGCAATCTTTACTTTTTATTCTACATATTATAAATCTAAACATTCTGCCAATGGACTCTACAGAAATATCTACTTCAGTATTCATTGTATTTGTTCCAGTACTTCAGTGCGATTAGATTCAGCTTTGTATCCTCTGTTGTCTATGCTCAGAGTTCTATTTGTGTCTAACTAGCCCTTTTGTAGAAATGTTGTGTCCTAGAAATGCATCTTCTGTTTAATACTTCAGTGTTGTGTGAAGCAGGTAAAAAGCCAACTTGATATTTACAGAACATAttaattctttttattttagaGTGATTATACTGAAGACTGTGCAGACACAAAGCCAGATCGAGACATCGAGTTGGAGCTGTCAGCCCTTGATACAGATGAGCCTGATGGTCAAGGTGAACAAATAGAAGTGAGTACAAAaatctgtgtctctgtgtctaaAAATGTTACTGGGTCCTTTCATTAGCTGTTAAAAAAACCTGTGTGTGAATTAGTGGATTCTGTTGATAACAAAGCCTTTTGTTTTTAGCCTTTGTAGTGAGGTCAAACATTTGCCTTATTTTAACACTAGAGGTCTCATACTTCTCCTTTGGATACCTGGTAGTTAATATAACCGAAGTTAAAACTAGCTGACTGTGTTCTTTGTCATAGCTATCAGCTTTACTCTTCATCTTTTGCTAGCATTAGTAGTGATGGGGAGTccattcctttcccttccccctcactTAAATGTGATCATTTAATTTAAACTTTTTGCTCACCTGTTTGTAATAGCAAAGTCATTTAAATCATTGTAATCCAGTGTTCTTTTGCTGCTACTTCACTCTAATACTGtatctctgctccagtttattCTGTGCTGTTTCCTTCTTTACTGTGCAATAATAAAATATTCCGCTGCTCGTTCCAAGCATTAGGATCAATTGTCCTTATATTAAAGCATCATACAtatgaaagaaaggaaggtCCTTATCTGGAATGTACTACATCTCAATACTGGCTGACAGTAGAGTCACAGCTTTTGTTTCCTCTGCCCATGTGGTATGTGATCCAGTGCTTTAGTGTGTGAATCACCACGATACAGAAGGAAGGATCTTTATCTTTAGCCTTTACTCTGCCCCTAATTATTGAAACGGCTCTGTGTGGTGGTCTTTGTATTCCACATGAAAAGCCATTTTTAGCAACTGCTGTTTATACTGCTGTTTTCATTCACTGCCATCTTTGAAtaattgcttttccttttccctatCCTAAAATGTGGTAGGCATTCCACTGGTACGAAATAAAAATGAAGAGTCTTTATGATGGGACTTCTATTTCCATCAGCTCTATGTAGTGGAAATGTAATAGGAAAATTGGTAAGTGTTAGCAATGATATTGATGGGCATTTCTACTTTTCTTCTGTAGGAGATTCTGGATATACAGCTAGGTATTAGTTCTCAAGATGATCAGCTGCTCAACGGAACTGCTGTAGAGAATGGCCATCCACTAAAGCAGCACCAGAAAGAATCTATGGAACAGAAGAGACAAAGTTTAGGTGAAGaccttgtgattctgtgagtgttaGACAAAACAGCAGTGTCTGCCAGTATTAGACAAACAGCAGCATCAGAATAGTTGAAGCATGGTTGTTTTAAGGATGAACTATGTACCTACTCAGACGTGGATTAGACCTCTGCATTGTGTATACAAAGTGAAATGAGAAGAACCTGTTCAGAAATAGAATTAAGTCACAAATCTGAAAGTCACAGGATGATACCATTGTTCGTAAGCATCGTTGTAACCACATATATTGAAACATGTCACAGCTGTTAAATACCTTTCACACTCAGCAAAAAATGCAGAAGTATTTTTGTAGTTAatggaaatgaagaaaaaaccTCAAAAGGTTAAATGTCATACTGTTTGCACAAATCTCCACAGAGAGGTAGTTTTTAAAATACACTATTTTAGGTTTATTTGTTCTGTAGTCTAATCTATAATGCAGCCTTCAAAATGAGGCAGACTACATTTAACATCTTGAGCGTACTGTTCCATAGTAGGATGTTTAGCCTGTTCCTGAATTTCTGTCAGTATTTATTTAATGCACACAATTCAGTTCCAGATACTTGTGCATGTACTTGTTTAATATTTGTGTAACTTATTTTTCTCCTCAGGGAGGAGCAGAAAACAATCCTGCCCGTAACTTCTTGCTTCAGTCAGCCGATCACAACATCTGTTAGCAATGCAAGCTGCCTGCCCATCAGCACATCAGTCAGTGTTGGCAGCCTCATTTTGAAAACAGCTCACATTATGTCTGAGGATAAAAATGACTTTTTAAAGCCTGTTGCAAATGGCAGGATGGTTAACAGCTGAAAGGCATTCATCTTTCCAGCTTGTGACCACACCATGGAAGCATTTACACTagctttttatatatataatatatattatataatgtatattttttttaaaaaaaataatattggGGTCATGCATTTCCTGTGGACTCTTTGATACTTCAAGCCCCTCTCGCATTAGCattctgaagaaaagaaaaacttaCTTTACTAGAGTAAGGTGTTCACTTTCCACAAATGAATGGAATCTGGACATTGTTTTACTTAAGCTTAAAGCAGCTTTTTATGAGTTTGTAGCAATCCGGTGCGGTATCTGAGCCATTCTTGTTTAAAATGGCTTCTGTAGAAAACTAACAACTCGATTATTTAAACTAGCAGGATCCTACGATGATACATCTAGTGAAAGGAAGACTAACTTATTTGTCTCTATTTTGTTTCACGAGAGAACTTGTGTCTCATTGCAGCTGCTTTTTCTTTAGTTGTGGAACTTTGCATGGAGTATTGTTTCCTGtttgaagactgagaggtggagATTTGGACTTGAGACTTATACAGGGTTAACACACCATTAGCTTTGCACTGCTATGTTATTTGCAGGTCTGTGGTGCagtgctttgctgcagctttttgtttccaattcccctgccccGATTTCTGCTTTAGAACTGTAGATAGACGTACACAGGCTACTTGTCCAAGTAAAGTTACCAGAAGTAACCAAGTGCCTAAGTCCTCCAGCTAATGTACTAGGTATTGATTTTCCCCAAGTTACAGGTGGAACAATTTTCAACTATTTTGAGAGGTTATGCACTAATGCAACAACAattttgggttttcttccttttttctctctttttttttttcatattaatAGTTCTTAACTTGGAGGTTGTAGAATCCAGATGACTTGGCAAAAAGTATCAGGTGCTCTTGGCTTTCCTTTTGAAAACCCTGTATGTAGTGTTTGCACTGACTAACAAGATGGTATTGCTGTTTCttgtactgttttttttttttttaatttaaactaAATATTGGGAATTTAAGGCGGTTGTAATACCTTTGTTAAATGTTGTTAATCATAATTTTGTATTCAGGTTTAATTTTTGCTTGTTCAGTGGCAACTTATTTTCAAAGACAATAAGATAGCATTATCTGACCTTCAGAGTACTGATAAGTGTTTGAATTTATGCCCTGTTAAGATGTGACTGAGAATTGTATTGGACATCTCAACTGAAAATTTGTGTTCATAAAACATACATGAACTAGAGCCCTGGGCATAATTTTCTTTGAGAAGCTTAAAAATCCACTTTTGGttttattggaaaaaaaaaaagcatctccCTCCTGATGATTACTATCTTCTTGGTTGTCCTCTTACTTTTCTTTGTGACAAGTTTTAcatgaattttttttcttttaatgttttTATTAACTTCTGTGAAGTTGTTTACTCTGGAATATTTTAAACCAAGCTGATCTTTCACCAGGTGTACTGCATGTAAGGGCTTTTCCTGCTAGCAAAATGCTTAAAGAGGATCATGTTACTGGTCGTCTGAGTTGTTGTTTTACAAAATCACAGCTATGTGGTCGGGTAAGATTTTGATAACTGTTTTGTGCACGcttctggggggtgggggttggcatTTCCCTGAGGGTTACTGATTAGACTAAGTAAATATTGGTGTTTGATATCTCTCCTAATGAACCTGTCCATTAAATAATTATGTTGTAAATATAGCTGCAAATCCCAAGGGTTAGTTTTGATATTCTGGTGTCAGTATGGAAGATCTTACACATCTATTTAATACTCGAATGTATGTAGAAAAGCAGTCAAGTAGTCTGCTCTTAGTTTCCTTTGGCTGTCGCTGTACCTTCCTATAGCCAGTGCCACCTCATAGCTAGGATTAGGCTGATGCTTCGTTTCACTTGCAACCTGAAGTGAATGGATCCAAGAACCAGACCACCTTTGTCACCTTAACTTATTTCCTATTGGTGTTACCTTTAACTTAGAATGTTAGACATAAATATGATTGTTGTATATTTTATACCAAGACCATTCTGTAAATACGAATTTATATTACTTTTGAAATGCTTCTGAGACACTATTATTTGCTGTACAATGTAATTCCAAAACAGATATGCAAACAAGTATGTCTCTTTCATGGATATTTAAACAGTGAGATCTTCCATGTTGAAGGTgatgtaatttttttaaaagattttTAAATTTTAAATTGCTATTTTGTTACAAAAATAGAGAAAATATAAAGGTTTGAGAAGTCCTTATTTGCCCTCAGGGAAAGAGCCCTCTGTGCACCAGAACTCCACAGAACATCTTCAGCATGATCTGAGGGTGAATATATACTACATAAATTGATTGTGTATTTACCTTaactttttaatttaaaaattgCAATTTAAAAAACTTGGTTGTGCTCTGCTGGAGGGGGATTGGGATAAGCTGCTTACACACATTTGCCTGTTTGTCCGGTGAAATTACGTAAGTCTAATGTACTCCTGCCAACTATATTGGCatatttaaaacaaaccaagcctATCTATATGCTCTTGTCTGCAGCTGGAGGTCCCATGGTATAGTGGTTCTGTAGGATGACCATACACTTCATATGAAAAGTTGGCTCTTAACTGAGGCTAGGTTTTATTAGTTGGAATTTCAATATCTAGAATGACAGGCAAAAGAATTATTTGGAGGTTTCAACAATGTGCCAGCTTTTTCTTACAGTTTGAACACTGACtgtatggggttttttttctgtgaaactGTGCCCTCCAGTGCCCTGACAAGAAGCTACAGGTGGGAACTTAATTCTGACTTTCTTCTTTTGTAAAGTTTCAGCCCTTGATCCTATATAAACAAGTCTGTGTTCATTTGCTTAGTTGTAAATCAGGTGCCTTTGGGCTGTGGAAGGGCTCACTTTCTGACGCTGAGATATAGTGACTTACTTCTGTGTGTTAATAGCAGTGATTCCTCTGTAGGTGTTGGCCTAACTTAGCTGAGCTGTCAGAAAAAAAAGGCCCATAGCAGATTGGGGAAAGAGATTGgctcttttgctttgcttggacaaacattttgggttgttttggtttggttttgttggtttttttgttttgtttttccccattTTGGGGTACAGCAGGGATTTCACATGCAAGAGATACAGGAATTATTAGTATCTAAGTTAATTGTGTTGCCTCACTACCTGGATTCATTCCTTAGTTTGCCTCATTTCCGACATAGGTCTTAATAGAGAGTAATGCTTGTGCTGGGAGAGTGCTTGTGTGAGAAAGTAATTATCTGTACATTCTTAACATATACTTCTAGCAGAGTGGTTGCCCTGCTACTGATATTTTGTTCCTGTAAACAGGTGACAAGAAATGAATCTTAGTGTTTATGCAGATTTTGCATTGTAGAATGTATACTAGACCCTTCAAAGGAAAGGTTAGACTCTTTGCAAAGCAAACTGGCGTTGGTTCTTGGTAGTCTAGTACAGGGACACTAAAGTTTGACCTTTGATTTAGGAAAATAAAGAAGTTGTATGCAGCTGATTATGTTAAATAAGCTCTAACTGCTCTTTGTAGAAGTCTGATTTGGAAGGGTTTTGTGCTTTGATAACACAATTGGAAGTTTAATGTATCCTGTACTCAAGAGCTGAATGCTGTTCTTGTATAATAGTGtactaggctggatgaggtacaAAATAATGCACGGTGGTCAGAAACAGCTGAGGCAAGAATGCTTAAAATAACTTGAACTCAACTCAGAATAGTTCCAAacatggttttgtttgcttttttaaagCACAAGTTGTCAAGTTGTACCTGTTGCTGTACATAAACACTGtatgccagcagctccttgatCATATTTGTGAACAGACTTTTATTATTAGACTGTTATTAAAGGAAGATGTTGAATTTGAGAGTGTAACAATGAGAAATGATTGGGTTACCTATAGTATGTAAAAGTCCATTCTTTATGTTGTAATTTAATCCCTTTGTTAGTAAGCTCCCTCTTGTTGAGGGACCTCTTCTGCAAGCAGAACACAGTAAATGTGCTTTTTGAAATGACCCAATTTTCCATTATAAACAAACACCTGACTTTGGCAGTGGTCATCACCACGCTTCTCTTTGCTGGCAAGGGAGCACGAcaaggggggggaaataaaatacCCCAAACTGTCAGTGGTGACATGAAACAAATCTAAATAATCAAAATGACCAATACCTGAGCAGAATACCACACCCCGTTATTTGAGAAGGATGCTTGTGGAAGCTTTATAATCACTTGAGATTTTGCTGTAAAAGCTGAAATaaaacagagcctggctgcatttaTTACTGCCAAAAGCCAAGGTCATTTGCACATAGCCCATGGATTTACCCAGAGTAGCTCTCAGTTAACCCAGGCATGGAATGCATGCGTTTTCTTAGCTGGGCAAACAAGTACATTATACGGTAGTTGTGATACAACACATGTGGCTTTTATTTGTACTGCACATACCCACTGTACAGCCACTCCAAAGTATTGTGGTTAGCTTGCAGCATCTGCTGTCCGCATTTATACTGTTTACTGCGTATTCTTTTCCCTGGAAgttttaaagaggaaaaaaaaatatttttttttcttgttgcatTGATTACATTTTATAAATTTGCTTAGCTGGAAAGTTTGGGAAAAGAGGCCTGTTTGTCAATTGTACAACCGATTGTGAAGCTCTAGTGTGAATATTTTTACGTCTGTATTAGACATTTTCTTTGCAAATCTATTGTTCGATTGAAAtgtaaatgaaataaaagatgGTGTACACCCATCATGTATAAAGCAGGCACCATCGCTACGATGGATTTAATGCTCATTTTTATGGCGCATTCTCAGCTTCTATTTAAAactataatttaaaaaaaaaaattaaaaaaatctgtaaaattAAATGGGGATATATGGGGGGAGTAAATTCTATTCCgtttatttgggttttgagTTCCCGATGGTCACGTTTCCCGTGGTGgtagccgggggggggggcggggggcctGGCGGGCGGTGCCGTGTGTGTTCGCTGTCGCACTGACGTGCAGAGGTTGTAGCTTTGGCTGGTCTCGGGGTAGAGCAGCTGGTTTTCGGTGTTTGAGAGACTCGATGGATGAAGTTTGCAGTATTGACATGTATTTGCATGCACGAATAAAAATTATTTGTCCACCTTAACCCGCCTCTCTGCCTTCAACCGgagcgggggggaggggggaggcggAACGCGGGGCGGGACGAACGCGGCGGCCGCTGCCTATCTCCCAGCGCTTCCTTCCCTACTGCGCcgtctccccagggctgcatccccagcgctgcctccctccctctgctgcctgcgcCCGAGCTCCGCCGCACCGCCTCTTTCCCGGCGTGCCCCGCGCCGGCCGGGGCGTCCCCGGAAGGTGGTGGGGAGCGGGTGAGTGGTACCGACGGGGCCGGGGCCGGAGTGGTGAGGGCGCTGGGCACGGTGGAGCCCGCCTGGACTATCGAGCGGGGGCTGGAGGGCGCAAATCGAGGCGGGGGCCCAGAGCTCCTGCAGGGGAAAAAGGCTGGGCGGCGGCGTCcgggggactgggaagggaggcGAGAGGAGGAGGGCGGGTTCGGCCGAGCCGAGTAGCGGCTGGGAAGGGGCGTTCAGCGTCCTCGCCCTTTCCTGTTGAGTCGTTTTGCTTTGTGCCTTTCCACCGCCTTGGTGCACCGATAATGAGCCGCGTTCGGCATCCGCCTCTTTGCGGTGCGGCCGTGCCCGGGCATGGCTGCGGCTGAGTCTGGCCCCGCTGCAGCTCGGGCTGCTCGGCCacgtcctctgcagagctccgaGGAGTAATCTCCGTAATTCTGGGCCATCTGGCCACCCCCTCCCTGATCTGCTTCATCAGGTTTTAACTCTTGCAGAACCGGGCAGTGGTTAGCAGAGAAGCTGTTCTGCTATCAGCGTGCTTAGATTGCTGCAGAAGTGTCTCTGAAAATCGGAGTGCATGTAATCTacaatttcttctcccaggctttGATAGAAGCTTGTCTCTGGAAGTCCGCAAAGGAGCAAAGGTCAGAACATTTTAATTTGATTAATTATTTTGGTCATTTTTCATCTCGGATGAATCATTGTTGAAATAACGTAAATAATACTGGAAAAGTGAATTTCAGTAACAGGGAAATCAGCGTCACAGAGCTGAGTGAGCCTGACAAGATTTCCTCAGTCAGCCAGGGTTAGAAAATCAATTCTCTCTGAGTGAGAACACACATAAACTGTTTCTGCACTAGTGAGCCTAAAAGTAGATCTGTTCATAAAGGCTTTTTACTGAACTTGAATTGTGACAAGGAATTAACTCATTGCACTGTAGTGTATTTGATAGCAGACTGTAAACTGTTCTTAGGTGGCTAAAAATACTGCTCTGAGGAAGCAAAGGACTACCATCGTGTCTTTGTGAGTGGTACCTCACACTGCAAATCAAGAAAGCAGATGATTAATCTtttatttgatttatttttttagaaCAGAATGACTACTTTGGATGATAAAATGCTTGGTGAGAAGCTTCAGTACTACTACAGCAGTAGTGAGGGTGAGGATGAAGACAGtgagaaagaagacaaagaaggGGAAAGCACCATTCCTGAAAGCGTTGGGGAAGTAGAGCTTAGCAGCGATGGCAGTGCAGTCAATACAGGTATCGTCATTTCAGACTAACTGATTAGTAAATGCTCTGTTTAGGGGGCAATTAATGTGTTTTTCTAAAACTTTTCAAAACTGAAGTCCTCATTGTATGCACTTTGAGTCAGAGCTGGATCATTTCCTGGCTGTAGTCTAACTGTATTTTTAATAGCTGGTGCTGTTTTGCTGCTTGTCATCACTGAGAGATTTCACATCTAAAGCAGCTAGGGCTTTGCATACGAGGCTGATTGGTACAGCTTGGTTGATAACACATTTGCTTATTTTCTGTAAGTCACACAGTCGTTAACCACTAACCGGTAGGTGCTGAATGGATGTATGAGGAATAGACAGAAAGTGGCTGGGCTTTCCCAAAGCAGCATTCTCTGCTGCCACTGTCAGACACAATGAAAGCCTGTGTGGATCGTTGTATGATCCAGAGGATGTTTCTTATGTGCTTACGAAAGACTGGCCCTCTGTGCTTTATAGTTTCTCTGAGAATGCTGAAAAGTCTTTCACCTGAAGGAAGAATGGAAAAATTCTAGTACTAAAGTGGCATACACAGAGGGGACCTGAAAAAGTAGAGCACCTGGGCTCCAGCATCAAAGTGACAGCAAGTTGCAGTCTGCAAGAGCTAATGCTTCTGTACATCACAGAATGTGCTTCTGCACCAGAGCGTTGGCAAGCTTAATTATACCTTCCCATGGTTATTTTTGTTCGTATAAAAGCTATGCTAACAATAGAGAAATTCTTGAGGGTGGCTTTATTTCAAGAGCACGGATCTTTGGAATAATCTTTGGGACAATTTTGAGGGTAGCCTAGTTAGATActtattaataataattaaaaatagaAGCTCAGAGATGAGTAAGTGGCAGattatttgtttcattttgacATGTTACATAGTATACAGAAAGTTTATggcagcagctattttactgATGATTTGTAATCTACTACCTGAACTGTTAATCATAGATGTCATTTTATTACCCTTTGATAAGAGATGCCTGCATGTTTAATTTCAGGTCCCAAGGGAGTCATTAATGACTGGCGAAGATTTAAGCAACTGGAAACTGAACAGCGGCAGGAGCAGCGCAGAGAGATGGAACGACTTATTAAAAAGTTATCTATGACATGTAGATCTCACTTAGATGAAGAAACTGATAAGCAtaaacagaaagagcttcaggaaAAAATCAATGGAAAGGTAGCATGGCACATAACAACTAAAAAACCACTGAAATATTTAACATTCACAGTTCACTTGTTTGTGTATGGGAAACAGATGGGAAGCTGTGTTCTGTTAGTAGATCTGTGTTGTTTCTCCCCACTTAATGGGCACAAGGCAGCAGTGTAAGAGGTGCATTGTAGCTGTATTTGCCAAGTGGTGTCAAGTTgaattattttgtattttagtGGTGTGCAAGGAGTTGGTATTTAGAGCAATTTAAGAGCTATACAAAAGAAATCCAAATCCTTGCTCAGGTTTCCCTTACCTGTTTATCAAATAGTTAATCTCAGGGGTCTGATACAAAGAGCTGTACAGCAAACCTGTGGACTTCCCTTTGCCTCCCTTGTTTAAACCAAGAATTAGGAATCCTTTTTGACTTCAGATTTAGCAGGTGGATGATGATGAATTGTTTTTTATGTTTAGCTCCAAAGACGGAAGCTGCTGGAAGTAGTGAATGTTTTTAATTAACTGGGCTGTTTAAGTGGCTCCTATAGTTCTAGTCAGGGAAGTTACTAATCGGCAGACAATGTTTCTTGCTTTCAGATGATGAAAATTGGCCACACTGTCCTATACATTGCACTATGTAAATATGTTTAACAAAGCAAATGAAGTTAATTTTAGTTCTACAGGCACAAAATGTTAactgaaaaatgaaattaaaaagtTGATGAAGATAGACTTAGTTGAGACATGGTATGCCAACCAGTGcctatgattcagtgaaagcACATAGCCACCTGATATAAAATGGGAGCGTGGAGCAGCCACTCGTGCTGTTAGTGCAGGTTGTGGGAACTAGAATACCCAGAGCTGTTGTCCCTGGACATGGTTTCTAATTAGATCAAAATAGAGCAGAATACAAAGGGTGCTTGAGCCTTCATGACTGGCACTGTGCTGTTATTAAAGATGAGTGCTCCACATTAATCCTCTTGATTTCAGTTATTATATAAGTGACCCATACAGCGATGCAGATCTTTTTCCTTGTCTCTGTGTTTTTTAGATGACATTACAAGAATACAACATGATTCACAATGATGAGGACGATGAGGAGTTTTTACAGCGGTACAGGAAGCAGCGGATGGAGGAGATGAGACAGCAGTTGTACAGTGGGCAGCAGTTCAAACAGGTCTTTGAGATTACCAGTGGAGAAGCATTTTTGGACACCATTGATAAAGAACATAAGAGCACACTGATCATGATCCATATTTATGAAGATGATATTCCTGGCACCGAGTCTCTGAATGGCTGCAtgatctgcctggctgctgagtACCCAACAGTGAAGTTCTGCAGAGTCAAGAGTTCGCTCATCGGCGCCAGCGCGCGCTTCACTAACAACGCTCTGCCAGCCTTGCTGATCTATAAGGCAGGGGAGCTCATCGGCAATTTTGTGCGAATCACTGACCAGCTTGGAGAAGATTTTTTTGCTGTAGACCTGGAGGCTTTTCTGCAGGAGTGTGGCTTGCTTCCAGAAAAAGACCTAGTGCTCCTGACTTCCATACATAATCCATCTGCGTGTTACAGTGAGGACAGTGATCTGGAAATAGACTGAGCCACTTGTACTGCAGCCAGTAGGTGTAGTTGTACTGTGGGATGTTCTTGTGCTAGGCATTGTTTCCTTCCATTCTTCTCTCTCAACTGTTTTTGTTGCCCAATGACATGGATCTTGAAAGTTCTCATTGTCCCCAAAAACCCAGGGTGATCCCCACTTCTGGGCAGCACTGGCTGAGCCTATTTGCCTCTTTAGGAGCATTACTACTACTGAATgtggcagctgcatgtggcacttcGCTCCAGCACCCTTGTCTTTACTGTTTGTTCATGATTATGTTTCGTTGAGGTGTGTTTATTTATTACCACACAAcagtgtgggttggaagggacctctggagatcacctagtcacctgccagagcaggtttagttagaacaggttgcacaggatggtatccaggcaggtttggaatgacGCTAGAGATGGAACCTGCTCCacttctctgcacagcctgtttcagtgctctgccagcttcaaagtagtttctcctcatgtttaagtcCAACTTTCTATGctgcagtttgtgcctgttacctctTACCTTGTCAcagtgcaccactgaaaaaagagtggcctcatcctcctgacacccactctttaagtatttataagcTTTGAGAAGATCCcgcctcagtcttctccaggctgcaaagccccaaatTCCTTCAGCCTTTTGTTtgtgctctgctcccttcctaaATCAAATTAAAATATAGGGAAGTAATTTTCAAGGTTTCTGTTCCATTAAAGTCCACCATGCCTCCAGCAAGGCTGATGCTATGTAGCTATGAGATAACCTGGCTTATAG is drawn from Pogoniulus pusillus isolate bPogPus1 chromosome 35, bPogPus1.pri, whole genome shotgun sequence and contains these coding sequences:
- the PDCL gene encoding phosducin-like protein → MTTLDDKMLGEKLQYYYSSSEGEDEDSEKEDKEGESTIPESVGEVELSSDGSAVNTGPKGVINDWRRFKQLETEQRQEQRREMERLIKKLSMTCRSHLDEETDKHKQKELQEKINGKMTLQEYNMIHNDEDDEEFLQRYRKQRMEEMRQQLYSGQQFKQVFEITSGEAFLDTIDKEHKSTLIMIHIYEDDIPGTESLNGCMICLAAEYPTVKFCRVKSSLIGASARFTNNALPALLIYKAGELIGNFVRITDQLGEDFFAVDLEAFLQECGLLPEKDLVLLTSIHNPSACYSEDSDLEID